In Aegilops tauschii subsp. strangulata cultivar AL8/78 chromosome 3, Aet v6.0, whole genome shotgun sequence, one genomic interval encodes:
- the LOC109767009 gene encoding uncharacterized protein: MENGDETLVSPAAAASAEVEKAAPNGDVAGEEVTLADAVHPAKSYAAVAANAEIEDLRATKLDLEEQLANASQENKTLAAEAHRLEGLFSQARDDVATAEHAAATTEEEVASLRAEVERLQALLDRKKADREADERQRQELTAEVETVRQAKLKLEKEIDALKASADATTVKDREAAPDAGVPKEEGVAWQGMAAGAAAGAAITAAVVLIYLRLKR, from the coding sequence ATGGAGAACGGCGACGAAACCCTCgtctcccccgccgccgccgcctccgcggaGGTCGAGAAGGCTGCGCCCAACGGAGACGTCGCGGGCGAGGAGGTCACCCTCGCCGACGCCGTCCACCCCGCCAAGTCctacgccgccgtcgccgccaacGCCGAGATCGAGGACCTCCGCGCCACCAAGCTCGACCTCGAGGAGCAGCTCGCCAACGCCAGCCAGGAGAACAAGACCCTCGCCGCGGAGGCCCACCGCCTCGAGGGCCTCTTCTCCCAGGCCCGGGACGACGTCGCCACCGCCGAGcacgccgccgccaccaccgaaGAAGAGGTGGCCTCGCTCCGTGCCGAGGTCGAGCGCCTCCAGGCCCTCCTCGACCGCAAGAAGGCTGACCGTGAGGCCGACGAGCGCCAACGCCAGGAGCTCACGGCCGAGGTGGAGACCGTTCGTCAGGCGAAGCTCAAGCTCGAGAAGGAGATCGACGCCCTGAAGGCTTCCGCCGATGCTACCACCGTGAAGGACAGGGAGGCTGCTCCGGACGCTGGGGTCCCGAAGGAAGAAGGGGTCGCCTGGCAGGGGATGGCAGCGGGGGCGGCCGCTGGTGCTGCCATCACGGCTGCCGTCGTTCTGATCTACCTCCGCCTCAAGAGGTAA
- the LOC109767018 gene encoding uncharacterized protein has protein sequence MGRSGGPPPPPSNFSAHLHHPNPVPSRTAMAPVMRVGLSRPDQSSTAAAPSVVASASSRPTPASHGGTPTAPFPASQESASAMDAEASVGHTTGMSGNVGQTGAPTKRRAACSATKEEQGDSMEWTDEYVQIVCSLMVEQVGQGNRPNTHLNPLGYNTVSERFYQMTGISLSKTQLKNKWDKLKGDWSCWNKLMRKQTGTGWDSSKGVIVMDNEWWKKARKDIPGCGKFRKKPLQNLEHLSKMFGDILNDEQGHWNPMSDNPIIPPSQENFVDADNVVGIGEEEVHDILMILVMWLEVRRMRFMRFHLALLMQRKNLVFFLKKIRSQSQAQHLLSKIKSQR, from the exons ATGGGTCGATCCGgtggtcctcctcctcctccctccaatTTCTCTGCCCATCTCCACCATCCAAATCCCGTACCTTCGAGGACGGCCATGGCCCCGGTGATGAGGGTCGGCCTTTCCCGTCCCGACCAGTCCTCGACGGCAGCAGCCCCGTCCGTTGTGGCATCCGCCTCTTCTAGGCCGACGCCAGCAAGCCATGGGGGGACCCCTACAGCACCCTTTCCTGCGAGCCAGGAGTCAGCGTCCGCCATGGACGCTGAAGCTTCGGTCGGGCACACCACCGGCATGAGCGGCAACGTCGGCCAGACCGGCGCCCCGACCAAGAGACGTGCAGCATGCTCAGCCACTAAGGAAGAGCAG GGTGATTCAATGGAGTGGACTGATGAGTACGTCCAAATTGTTTGTTCCTTGATGGTTGAACAAGTGGGACAGGGGAATCGTCCCAACACTCATTTGAACCCTTTAGGCTATAACACTGTGTCAGAAAGGTTCTACCAGATGACCGGAATTAGTTTATCAAAGACACAACTGAAGAACAAGTGGGATAAGTTAAAGGGCGACTGGTCTTGTTGGAATAAATTAATGAGGAAGCAAACTGGGACAGGTTGGGACAGTTCGAAGGGAGTTATTGTCATGGACAATGAGTGGTGGAAGAAGGCGAGAAAG gaCATTCCTGGATGTGGCAAGTTTAGAAAAAAGCCTCTTCAAAATCTGGAGCATCTTTCCAAAATGTTTGGTGATATTTTGAATGATGAACAAGGTCATTGGAATCCCATGAGTGACAACCCCATCATACCCCCAAGTCAAGAGAATTTTGTTGATGCTGATAATGTTGTTGGAATTGGAGAGGAAGAGGTTCATGACATCCTGATGATATTGGTAATGTGGTTGGAGGTGAGGAGGATGAGGTTCATGAGGTTTCACCTTGCATTGCTAATGCAAAGAAAAAACCTcgtgttctttttgaaaaaaataagaaGCCAAAGTCAAGCACAGCACTTGTTATCCAAGATAAAATCACAAAGATAG